The genomic stretch TCAAACGCTCGGTGGTGGTGGCGTCCCCGGCGGATGATGCGCCGCTGATGCGCCTGCGCGCCGCCATGTACTGCACGCGGATTGCCGAATATTTTCGCGACAAGGGCAAGAACGTCCTGTTGCTGATGGACTCCCTCACGCGTTTCGCCCAGGCCCAGCGGGAAATCGCCCTGGCCATTGGCGAGCCGCCAGCGACCAAGGGCTATCCGCCGTCGGTGTTCGCCAAGCTGCCCAAGCTGGTGGAGCGCGCGGGGAATGCCGAGGCCGGTGGTGGCTCGATCACTGCGTTCTACACCGTGCTGTCCGAAGGCGATGACCAGCAGGACCCGATTGCCGACTCGGCGCGGGGCGTGCTCGATGGGCATATCGTGCTGTCGCGGCGCCTGGCCGAGGAAGGGCACTATCCGGCCATCGATATCGAGGCGTCCATCAGCCGGGTGATGCCGTCGGTGGTCAGCGCCGAGCATATGACTCGCGCCCAGCAGTTCAAGCAGTTGTGGTCGCGCTACCAGCAGAGCCGCGACCTGATCAGCGTCGGCGCCTATGTGGCCGGTGGTGACCGTGAGACCGACCTGGCGATTGCCCTGCAACCGCAACTGGTGAGCTACCTGCGCCAGGGGCTGAACGACAACATCAGCATGGTTGAAAGCGAAGCACACCTGGCGTCGGTGTTTGCGCCTGCGCCTGGCGGTTAAGCGGCCATGGCCAACAGTCGCGCCGCGCGCCTTGCTCCCGTGGTGGAGATGGCCGAAAGTGCCGAGCGCACCGCCGCCCAACGCCTGGGGCATTTCCAGGGCCAGGTGCGCCTGGCCGAGAGCAAGCTGGGCGACCTGGAGCGCTTTCGGGGCGAATACCAGCAACAATGGATCGATCGCGGTAGTCAGGGCGTCTCCGGGCAATGGCTGATGAACTATCAGCACTTTCTCAACCAACTGGAAAGCGCCGTCGGCCAGCAGCGCCAGAGTCTGGTCTGGCACCAGAACAACCTCGACAAGGCCCGCGAAGGCTGGCAACAGGCCTACGCCCGGGTCGAAGGCCTGCGCAAGCTGGTGCAGCGCTACATCGACGAGGCTCGGGCGCTGGAAGACAAGCGCGAGCAAAAGCTGCTCGATGAACTGTCCCAGCGCCTGCCGCGCCAGGATCAATCCTAGCCACACCTCTCATCACGCCCGCAGGAGCCGGGGTGAGTTTGCCTGTGCCCTGATCTGCTGCTAAACCTTGTTGCACATCCCACGACAAGGAAGCAGTCGTATGTCAGTCACCTCAGAAGTGTCCCTGGATGGGAAGCAGTTGACGATTGCCGTCAAAGGCCGGTTCGATTTCGGCAGTCACCAGGCTTTTCGCGATGCCTACGAACGGTTCTACAAGGTCCCCGAGACCTACATCGTGGACCTGAAAGAGGCCACCTACCTCGACAGTTCTGCCCTGGGCATGCTGCTGTTACTGCGTGACCATGCCGGTGGCGAGGGCGGCGATGTGCGTGTGATCAACAGCAGCTCTGACGTGCGCAAGATCCTCGCTATCTCCAACTTCGAAAAGCTGTTCGATATCACTTGAGCGCCCAGGCTCTTGAAACCCTGACTGTGCTGATCGCCGAAGACAGCGCCGCCGATCTGCTGCTGCTATCGAGCATCGTGCGGCGCCAGGGCCATCGGGTGATCACCGCCAGTCACGGCCAGGAAGCGGTGGAGTTGTTCGCCCGCGAGCGCCCGCAGTTGGTCTTGATGGATGCGTTGATGCCTGTGATGGACGGCTTTGAAGCCGCCCGGCAGATCAAGCAACTGGCGGGCGAGGCGTTGGTGCCGATCATCTTTTTGACGTCCCTGAGTGGCAGCCAGGCCCTGGCCCGTTGCCTGGATGCCGGTGGCGATGACTTCCTGGCCAAGCCCTACAACCGGATCATCCTCGCGGCGAAGATCAACGCCATGGACCGTCTGCGCCGGCTGCAGGCCACGGTGCTGCAGCAGCGCGACCTGATTGCCCGGCACCATGACTACCTGCTGCATGAGCAGCGGGTGGCCAAGGCGGTGTTCGATAAGGTTGCCCATTCCGGCTGCCTGAACGCTGCGCGCAACATCCGTTACCTGCAATCGCCCTATGCGCTGTTCAATGGCGACTTGCTGCTGGCGGCCTACACGCCGTCGGGCGATATGCATGTGTTGCTGGGCGATTTCACCGGCCATGGCTTGCCGGCGGCGGTCGGTGCGATGCCCCTGGCTGAGGTGTTCTACGGCATGACCGCCAAGGGCTATGGCCTGGCGCAGACCCTGCGGGAAATGAACGCCAAGCTCAAGCGCATCCTGCCGGTGGATATGTTCTGTTGCGCCACGCTGTTGTGCCTCAGTGTGCAGCGGCGGGTGGTGGAAGTGTGGAACGGCGGGATGCCTGATGGTTATGTGCATGAAGTCGCCACGGGAAGGCGCACGCCGCTGGTGTCGCGGCATTTGCCGTTGGGCGTGCTGGCGCCCGAAGTCTTTGATGATGGTACTGAAGTCTGGCCGATGGCCCTGGGTGACCGGGTGTTCCTGCTGTCCGATGGGGTGATTGATACGGCCGATGCCAACGAACAGTTGTTTGGGGTAGAGCGCTTGCTGCAGGTGTTCGCTGCCAATCGTGAG from Pseudomonas fluorescens encodes the following:
- the fliI gene encoding flagellar protein export ATPase FliI, translating into MRLDRTSFAKRLGGYIEATELPGQPILEGRLLRMVGLTLEAEGLRAAMGSRCLVINDDSYHPVQVEAEVMGFSGSKIFLMPVGSLAGIAPGARVVPLADTGRLPMGMSMLGRVLDGAGRALDGKGGMKAEDWVPMDGPTINPLKRNPISQPLDVGIRCINGLLTVGRGQRLGLFAGTGVGKSVLLGMMTRFTEADIIVVGLIGERGREVKEFIEHILGEEGLKRSVVVASPADDAPLMRLRAAMYCTRIAEYFRDKGKNVLLLMDSLTRFAQAQREIALAIGEPPATKGYPPSVFAKLPKLVERAGNAEAGGGSITAFYTVLSEGDDQQDPIADSARGVLDGHIVLSRRLAEEGHYPAIDIEASISRVMPSVVSAEHMTRAQQFKQLWSRYQQSRDLISVGAYVAGGDRETDLAIALQPQLVSYLRQGLNDNISMVESEAHLASVFAPAPGG
- the fliJ gene encoding flagellar export protein FliJ, whose amino-acid sequence is MANSRAARLAPVVEMAESAERTAAQRLGHFQGQVRLAESKLGDLERFRGEYQQQWIDRGSQGVSGQWLMNYQHFLNQLESAVGQQRQSLVWHQNNLDKAREGWQQAYARVEGLRKLVQRYIDEARALEDKREQKLLDELSQRLPRQDQS
- a CDS encoding STAS domain-containing protein — translated: MSVTSEVSLDGKQLTIAVKGRFDFGSHQAFRDAYERFYKVPETYIVDLKEATYLDSSALGMLLLLRDHAGGEGGDVRVINSSSDVRKILAISNFEKLFDIT
- a CDS encoding ATP-binding SpoIIE family protein phosphatase: MSAQALETLTVLIAEDSAADLLLLSSIVRRQGHRVITASHGQEAVELFARERPQLVLMDALMPVMDGFEAARQIKQLAGEALVPIIFLTSLSGSQALARCLDAGGDDFLAKPYNRIILAAKINAMDRLRRLQATVLQQRDLIARHHDYLLHEQRVAKAVFDKVAHSGCLNAARNIRYLQSPYALFNGDLLLAAYTPSGDMHVLLGDFTGHGLPAAVGAMPLAEVFYGMTAKGYGLAQTLREMNAKLKRILPVDMFCCATLLCLSVQRRVVEVWNGGMPDGYVHEVATGRRTPLVSRHLPLGVLAPEVFDDGTEVWPMALGDRVFLLSDGVIDTADANEQLFGVERLLQVFAANREPGCLFEEIEQALAGFRGQVRDDVSLVEISLLPEQALHSSAMQYTDSGQSCPLDWSVSFEFRAETLKRYNPLPYLLQLLLEIHGLRDQSAALYSVMAELYSNALEHGVLGLDSRLKRDVQGFTDYYRQRNERLALLSNGYIRVHVDVLPTQAGGRLSLRIEDSGPGFDVESVLARPLDIDRLSGRGLNLVRQLCSHVRWADGGRSVCVEFCWEALA